The following are from one region of the Mesorhizobium sp. B2-8-5 genome:
- a CDS encoding DUF4260 domain-containing protein, whose protein sequence is MRPVDLIVRFEWVAVAALAIVCYAMSGFSWWLFALLILAPDLSMLGYLAGPSVGAVIYNALHILIAPLVLLLLGALLAGPITTAVALIWIAHIAIDRALGYGLKLPTGFQDTHLGRIGRERPGAAQ, encoded by the coding sequence ATGCGGCCCGTCGACCTGATTGTCCGGTTTGAATGGGTCGCCGTCGCCGCGTTGGCTATCGTTTGCTACGCAATGTCCGGCTTTTCCTGGTGGCTGTTTGCGCTGCTCATCCTTGCGCCGGACCTGTCGATGCTGGGCTACCTCGCCGGGCCAAGCGTCGGCGCCGTCATCTACAACGCCTTGCATATCCTGATTGCCCCGCTCGTGCTTCTGCTTTTGGGCGCGTTGCTCGCCGGCCCGATCACAACCGCCGTGGCGCTCATCTGGATCGCGCACATCGCCATCGACCGTGCCCTCGGCTACGGCCTCAAGCTGCCTACCGGTTTTCAGGATACGCATCTCGGCCGCATCGGGCGCGAGCGCCCTGGCGCGGCCCAATAG
- the irrA gene encoding iron response transcriptional regulator IrrA, translating into MDSGYRKENVAVDKRVREAGLRPTRQRIALADLLFAKGDRHLSAEELHEEAIAAGVPVSLATVYNALHQFTQAGLLRILAVEGSKTYFDTNTSDHHHFYVEGENRIFDIESGPVTVSNLPAPPEGMEIANVDIVVRLRPKRCD; encoded by the coding sequence ATGGATTCGGGCTATCGGAAGGAAAATGTCGCTGTGGACAAGCGGGTTCGCGAAGCCGGCCTGAGGCCGACGCGTCAGCGCATTGCGCTGGCCGACCTGCTGTTTGCCAAGGGCGACCGCCACCTTTCCGCCGAGGAACTGCACGAAGAGGCGATTGCCGCCGGCGTGCCGGTTTCGCTGGCGACGGTGTACAACGCGCTCCACCAATTCACCCAGGCCGGCCTGTTGCGCATCCTGGCGGTCGAAGGCTCGAAAACCTATTTCGACACCAACACCTCTGACCATCATCACTTCTACGTCGAGGGCGAGAACCGGATTTTCGACATCGAGAGCGGACCGGTCACCGTCTCCAACCTGCCGGCGCCGCCGGAAGGCATGGAGATCGCCAATGTCGACATCGTGGTGAGACTGCGTCCCAAACGCTGCGATTGA
- the fabA gene encoding 3-hydroxyacyl-[acyl-carrier-protein] dehydratase FabA, translated as MAGQKSSYDYEELLACARGDLFGPGNAQLPYPPMLMFDRITEISETGGAFDKGFIRAEFDIKPDLWFFACHFIGNPIMPGCLGLDAMWQLTGFYLGWLGEPGKGMALSTGEVKFKGMVTPSVKKVEYGIDFKRVMRGRLVLGIADGWLKADGEPIYAATDLKVGLSKQSAA; from the coding sequence ATGGCGGGTCAAAAGTCCAGCTACGATTACGAGGAACTGCTCGCCTGCGCCCGCGGCGACCTGTTCGGGCCGGGCAATGCCCAGCTGCCCTACCCACCAATGCTGATGTTCGACCGCATCACCGAGATCAGCGAGACCGGCGGCGCTTTCGACAAGGGCTTCATCCGCGCCGAATTCGATATCAAGCCGGACCTATGGTTCTTCGCCTGCCACTTCATCGGCAACCCGATCATGCCGGGCTGCCTCGGCCTCGACGCCATGTGGCAGCTGACCGGTTTCTATCTCGGCTGGCTGGGCGAACCCGGCAAGGGCATGGCGCTGTCGACCGGCGAGGTGAAGTTCAAGGGCATGGTGACGCCATCGGTGAAGAAGGTCGAATACGGCATCGACTTCAAGCGCGTGATGCGCGGCCGTTTGGTGCTTGGCATAGCCGATGGCTGGCTCAAGGCGGATGGCGAACCCATATATGCGGCTACGGATCTGAAGGTCGGCCTGTCCAAGCAGTCGGCCGCCTGA